In Planctomycetota bacterium, one genomic interval encodes:
- a CDS encoding tetratricopeptide repeat protein, producing MWMEQVDTAEFLRVVSPALKRCGADELARQVSLRWTPQQLCQMLHHDHPDIRKLACVTLGLIGDQRCLKCVGRALRDPDVQVNQLAEHALWSIWFRTGNNESQRFFRKGMAALESDQPSAAVTYFRQAQRCDGQFASAFHQCAIAHYMLDEYLAAIECCRRAVELSPNHFGALATMGHCHAHMGNFPAAAECYRQALAVNPRMDGLASALGRIERATVHA from the coding sequence ATGTGGATGGAGCAGGTGGACACGGCGGAGTTTCTCAGAGTCGTCAGCCCCGCACTCAAGCGATGCGGAGCCGACGAACTGGCCCGACAGGTCAGTCTCCGATGGACCCCGCAGCAGCTTTGTCAGATGCTCCATCACGATCACCCGGATATACGAAAACTGGCATGTGTCACACTCGGGCTCATCGGTGATCAGAGATGTTTGAAGTGCGTCGGTCGAGCCCTTCGCGATCCGGATGTTCAGGTCAATCAACTCGCGGAACACGCCCTCTGGTCCATCTGGTTCCGGACGGGCAACAACGAAAGTCAGCGCTTTTTCCGAAAGGGCATGGCCGCCCTCGAATCCGATCAGCCCAGCGCCGCGGTGACGTATTTCCGGCAGGCCCAGCGTTGTGACGGTCAGTTCGCCTCCGCATTTCATCAGTGTGCCATCGCCCATTACATGCTCGACGAATACTTGGCGGCGATCGAATGCTGCCGCCGCGCGGTCGAGTTGTCGCCCAACCATTTCGGAGCACTGGCGACGATGGGCCATTGCCATGCCCACATGGGCAACTTCCCCGCCGCCGCCGAGTGCTACCGGCAGGCCCTGGCGGTTA